Proteins from a single region of Myxococcales bacterium:
- a CDS encoding OB-fold domain-containing protein translates to MSVDSIESAEGLFVDTPDGPRLLGSVCTTCKTPYFPRSAGCHHPDCDLSKMEDTTFGPSGTIWGVTIQNYPPPPPVVCDDPFQPFAVGMIDLPEGLRVLGRIVSDDPESVAVGDAVELILAPLGRDHSGSEVISWQFRPV, encoded by the coding sequence ATGTCTGTTGATTCCATTGAGAGCGCGGAGGGGCTCTTTGTCGATACCCCGGACGGGCCGAGGTTGCTCGGTTCGGTCTGTACCACCTGCAAGACACCGTACTTTCCGCGCAGTGCCGGGTGTCACCATCCCGACTGCGACCTTTCAAAGATGGAAGACACCACCTTTGGCCCCAGCGGAACGATCTGGGGTGTCACGATTCAGAACTATCCACCGCCGCCTCCGGTTGTGTGTGACGATCCGTTTCAACCCTTTGCCGTCGGGATGATCGACTTGCCTGAAGGTTTGCGGGTGTTGGGGCGCATCGTTTCGGACGATCCCGAATCGGTCGCGGTCGGGGATGCGGTGGAGTTGATCCTGGCGCCGTTGGGCAGGGATCACAGTGGTAGCGAAGTCATTTCCTGGCAGTTCCGACCGGTCTAA
- a CDS encoding electron transfer flavoprotein subunit alpha/FixB family protein, producing the protein MLYEWAGEGTLVVSVSANAVTAESPDAGTSPAREGVAVDLTSVEERIKVVEAAKSEGPRLEDAEIIVSGGRGLGAVENYKLIRELAEAMGGMAGASRPLIDEGWVDSSHQVGLTGKITKPTLYVAIGISGASQHMAGCGAANAIVAINKDAEAAIFKHARFGIVGDALELLPELIRAAKG; encoded by the coding sequence GTGCTCTACGAATGGGCCGGGGAGGGAACGCTGGTGGTTTCCGTGTCCGCGAACGCAGTGACTGCCGAATCCCCCGACGCCGGCACAAGCCCGGCGAGGGAGGGCGTTGCGGTCGATCTCACATCCGTCGAAGAGCGAATCAAGGTCGTCGAGGCCGCAAAGTCCGAAGGACCACGCCTCGAAGACGCCGAGATCATCGTGTCTGGGGGGCGCGGGCTCGGCGCGGTCGAAAACTACAAGCTGATCCGCGAATTGGCCGAGGCCATGGGGGGCATGGCGGGCGCGTCACGGCCGCTGATCGACGAAGGTTGGGTCGATTCGAGTCACCAAGTTGGACTCACGGGCAAGATCACCAAGCCCACGTTGTACGTCGCCATCGGCATATCGGGTGCCAGCCAGCATATGGCGGGATGCGGCGCGGCCAACGCGATTGTCGCGATCAACAAGGATGCGGAGGCGGCCATCTTCAAGCACGCGCGCTTCGGGATCGTCGGAGACGCGTTGGAGTTGCTACCGGAACTGATCCGCGCGGCCAAGGGCTGA